In Musa acuminata AAA Group cultivar baxijiao chromosome BXJ2-3, Cavendish_Baxijiao_AAA, whole genome shotgun sequence, the following proteins share a genomic window:
- the LOC135607516 gene encoding uncharacterized protein LOC135607516 — protein MATAGKGSLETIRRGFRTALFMVTMVASLLVLSAPLLVALGDVSVSLALASTFACVRCHGFRGHLDGYSFRSSLMDIPLVSVVRSLIITCVYSLCDSPAISSGPFLGTALLCSLASVIILSVKACVFSPISEIETDASPSSVRERLHLKISCGMPILFLSSLVFALGHTVVAYRTSCRARRKLLIHRADPEAVLACNVFSGYKVPRSPTPCSGKYSKFDGEIKRKAIVHHECELPINFLADVDSLFITCQGITVHYKISLFESPISWSLALSPSHESSPNASPRGISSGRLKLEKPLILPSKTSHHLSRSFSNQFQNSSLYAPLLADATNSPNFSSDSIPSFSLDDGYTDVCSTKFMSLKHGIDERGKVAIVLVHGFGGGVFSWRYVMSALARQVGLPVVAFDRPGWGLTTRPRRKDWEDEQLPNPYKLESQVDLLIAFCLEMGFSSVIFVGHDDGGLLVLKAAEKIRASNGSANVEVKGVVLVSVSLSREVVPAFARILLHTSLGKKHLVRPLLRTEITQVINRHAWYDATKLTPEVTNLYKAPLFVEGWDEALHEIGRLSFATVLSPQNAAALLKSVEDFPILVVAGAEDALVPLKSSQAMASKFVNSRLIAISSCGHLPHEECPKALLAALSPFITRLLSLPFALHGR, from the exons ATGGCCACCGCTGGGAAGGGTAGCTTGGAGACGATTCGGAGGGGGTTCCGGACTGCCTTGTTCATGGTGACGATGGTGGCCTCGTTGCTTGTGCTATCGGCTCCCTTGCTTGTGGCGCTCGGGGATGTCTCCGTGTCGCTGGCGCTGGCGTCGACGTTCGCTTGCGTGAGGTGCCATGGATTCAGAGGGCACCTCGACGGATACAGTTTCCGGAGCTCCTTGATGGATATACCTCTTGTTTCCGTCGTCAGATCCCTCATAATCACAT GTGTGTATTCTCTTTGTGATAGTCCAGCCATTTCTAGTGGACCATTTCTTGGAACGGCATTGCTATGTTCCTTGGCTTCAGTTATCATCTTGTCAGTTAAAGCTTGTGTCTTTAGTCCTATATCAGAAATTGAAACTGATGCTTCACCCTCATCGGTACGAGAGAGGCTTCATTTGAAGATATCGTGTGGGATGCCCATACTTTTCCTTTCTTCATTAGTCTTTGCACTTGGTCACACCGTGGTTGCTTATAGAACGAGCTGTAGAGCACGGAGAAAGCTATTGATTCATCGTGCAGATCCTGAAGCG GTTCTGGCCTGCAATGTATTCTCTGGATACAAGGTCCCTCGATCTCCCACACCATGCTCGGGGAAGTACTCAAAGTTTGATGGTGAAATCAAAAGAAAGGCTATAGTTCATCATGAGTGTGAACTTCCAATTAACTTTCTTGCTGATGTGGATAGTTTATTCATTACTTGCCAAGGGATTACTGTTCATTATAAGATTAGCCTTTTTGAATCACCTATTTCATGGTCTTTGGCCTTGTCGCCTTCCCATGAATCTAGCCCTAATGCAAGTCCTCGGGGCATTTCATCTGGTAGGCTTAAACTTGAGAAGCCTTTGATACTTCCATCTAAAACAAGTCATCATCTTagtaggagcttcagtaaccaaTTTCAGAATTCCTCCCTGTATGCACCACTATTGGCTGATGCTACAAACTCACCCAATTTTTCTTCAGATTCAATACCTAGTTTTAGTCTCGATGATGGCTATACTGATGTATGTTCAACTAAATTCATGAGCTTGAAACATGGGATTGATGAAAGGGGCAAAGTTGCCATAGTCTTGGTGCATGGCTTTGGAGGAGGGGTTTTTTCGTGGAGATATGTGATGAGTGCATTGGCTAGGCAGGTTGGACTTCCAGTTGTTGCTTTTGATAGGCCTGGTTGGGGATTAACAACTCGCCCTCGTAGAAAGGATTGGGAAGATGAGCAATTGCCAAACCCATACAAGCTTGAATCACAG GTGGATCTTCTTATCGCATTTTGTTTGGAGATGGGCTTTTCATCTGTCATCTTTGTTGGTCATGATGATGGCGGCCTCCTTGTTCTAAAAGCAGCAGAGAAGATCCGGGCATCCAATGGTTCTGCTAAT GTTGAAGTCAAGGGAGTGGTACTTGTTAGTGTCAGTTTATCAAGAGAAGTTGTTCCTGCCTTTGCTCGAATCCTCCTGCATACTTCACTAGGGAAGAAACACTTGGTCCGCCCTTTGCTACGTACTGAAATTACTCAAGTCATTAACCgccatgcatggtatgatgctaCCAAGTTGACACCTGAAGTTACGAACCTCTATAag GCACCGTTATTTGTTGAAGGATGGGATGAAGCACTACATGAAATAGGGCGACTATCCTTTGCAACAGTCCTCTCTCCACAGAATGCAGCAGCATTGCTGAAATCAGTTGAAGACTTCCCAATTCTTGTAGTAGCTGGTGCTGAGGATGCACTCGTGCCTCTGAAGTCTTCTCAAGCTATGGCGTCAAAGTTTGTAAATTCG AGACTCATCGCAATATCAAGCTGTGGACATCTACCCCACGAGGAGTGCCCCAAAGCGTTACTCGCGGCTCTCTCACCTTTTATAACTAGACTGCTATCCTTGCCATTTGCATTGCACGGCCGGTAG
- the LOC135607518 gene encoding UDP-glycosyltransferase 73C6-like, whose translation MNGDSGLHLVVVPLMAHGHLIPAIDMARLFAERGILVSVVTTPVNASRIRAVIRGIDESGLPIRFVELPFPCAQVGLPEGCEHVDVVPPHLFANFFRATALLRLPLESYLRDHHPRPSCIVADVWLPWTMEVARALRVPRLVCHWISSFAVLCYHNIRRQRVRESISDDSEPFVVPGLPDRIVTTRAQAPGFFDAFGWDDIYAQSVEAEETADGLVLNSFDDLEPSYIDKYREATGKKVWAIGPFCLGNRDRASKAVRGSQASVDGDGCMVWLDSMQPRSVVYVSFGSLTQTQPSQLAEIGEGLEESGSPFIWVIKDRERTPATETWLSGLEGRTKGRGLVITGWAPQALILSHPAIGGFVTHCGWNSALEGVSAGVPMITWPHFADQFLNEKLLVQVLKTAVPIGVEAPITYVFDKAVALVKREDVSKAVRSVMDGGEEGEGRRKRAQELGKKARKAVDEEGGSSQENLTRLLDYVSKLCQAK comes from the coding sequence ATGAACGGCGACAGCGGGCTACACCTGGTGGTGGTGCCGCTGATGGCCCATGGACACCTGATTCCCGCCATCGACATGGCCCGCCTCTTCGCGGAGCGCGGAATCCTGGTCAGCGTCGTCACCACCCCCGTCAACGCGTCCCGCATCAGGGCTGTAATCCGCGGCATCGACGAATCCGGCCTTCCCATCCGGTTCGTGGAGCTGCCCTTCCCCTGCGCCCAAGTGGGCCTGCCCGAGGGCTGCGAGCACGTCGACGTGGTGCCGCCCCACCTTTTCGCCAACTTCTTCCGAGCCACTGCCTTGCTCCGCCTCCCTCTGGAATCCTATCTCCGGGATCACCACCCCCGCCCGAGCTGCATAGTCGCCGACGTGTGGCTTCCGTGGACCATGGAGGTGGCTAGAGCACTCCGAGTCCCCAGGCTGGTCTGCCACTGGATATCCAGCTTCGCGGTGCTCTGCTACCACAACATCCGCCGGCAGAGGGTACGCGAGAGCATATCTGACGACTCGGAACCCTTCGTGGTGCCCGGCTTACCCGATCGGATCGTGACGACGAGGGCGCAGGCGCCCGGCTTTTTCGACGCCTTCGGGTGGGATGATATTTATGCACAGTCGGTGGAGGCAGAGGAGACGGCCGACGGGCTGGTGCTCAACAGCTTCGACGACCTGGAGCCGTCATACATCGACAAGTACCGGGAGGCGACGGGGAAGAAGGTTTGGGCCATCGGCCCCTTCTGCCTCGGCAACAGGGACAGGGCGAGCAAGGCGGTAAGAGGGAGCCAGGCGTCGGTCGACGGGGACGGGTGCATGGTCTGGTTGGACTCCATGCAGCCGCGGTCCGTGGTGTACGTGAGCTTCGGCAGCCTGACCCAGACGCAGCCTTCGCAACTAGCGGAGATCGGGGAAGGCCTGGAGGAGTCCGGAAGCCCGTTCATCTGGGTGATCAAGGACAGGGAGAGAACCCCCGCGACGGAAACGTGGCTGTCGGGATTAGAGGGGAGGACCAAGGGGAGGGGACTGGTGATCACGGGGTGGGCGCCGCAGGCCCTGATCCTGTCGCACCCAGCCATCGGGGGCTTCGTGACGCACTGCGGATGGAACTCCGCGTTGGAGGGCGTCAGCGCCGGCGTGCCCATGATCACGTGGCCCCACTTCGCCGACCAGTTCCTCAACGAGAAGCTGCTGGTGCAGGTGCTGAAGACTGCTGTGCCCATCGGGGTTGAAGCGCCCATAACCTATGTCTTCGACAAGGCTGTGGCGCTAGTGAAGCGGGAAGACGTGAGCAAGGCGGTTCGCAGCGTGATGGATGGAGGGGAGGAAGGGGAAGGCAGGAGAAAGAGAGCCCAGGAACTGGGGAAGAAAGCAAGGAAGGCTGTAGACGAAGAGGGCGGATCGTCTCAGGAGAACTTGACGCGCTTACTCGATTATGTCTCGAAGTTATGCCAAGCCAAGTAG